Proteins found in one Rutidosis leptorrhynchoides isolate AG116_Rl617_1_P2 unplaced genomic scaffold, CSIRO_AGI_Rlap_v1 contig324, whole genome shotgun sequence genomic segment:
- the LOC139882905 gene encoding uncharacterized protein encodes MANIVEELRSAMEEHVNQMADLVQGLSSELKTGFKPAIDNFLGFFHAIDWKEPWLISLVVFHVIVLITAIVSRKNTNFQMFLFLFALLGVYFAETLNKVLGNNWKNFSTQNYFDPHGVFLSVLWSGPLLIISIVILLNTMFSLCYLIVRWKRAELRHRARLSQKKDE; translated from the exons atggcgaACATAGTTGAGGAGCTTCGATCTGCAATGGAGGAACATGTAAACCAAATGGCGGATCTCGTCCAAGGTCTATCTTCCGAGCTCAAAACAGGATTCAAACCCGCCATTGATAACTTTCTCGGCTTCTTTCACGCCATTGACTGGAAG GAACCTTGGTTAATTAGCCTGGTTGTATTTCATGTGATCGTGCTCATTACTGCTATAGTTTCGCGGAAGAATACTAATTTTCAGATGTTCTTGTTCCTCTTCGCAT TGTTGGGCGTATATTTTGCTGAGACGCTGAATAAGGTCCTGGGCAACAACTGGAAGAACTTTTCAACTCAGAATTACTTTGACCCACATGGAGTTTTTCTCTCTGTACTCTGGTCTGGGCCTCTTCTTATCATTTCGATTGTCATCTTG TTGAATACCATGTTTTCCTTGTGCTACCTTATTGTTCGTTGGAAAAGAGCTGAGCTCAGACATCGTGCTAGGCTTTCTCAAAAGAAGGACGAATGA